One Nicotiana sylvestris chromosome 12, ASM39365v2, whole genome shotgun sequence genomic window carries:
- the LOC138882608 gene encoding subtilisin-like protease 3 yields MRRISLLERKARESEKSVHEAEEIARGAQLEATNWKEQFENAQGTIEELQEDKNLLEQQNRGLTSELSELAKVIDTIEKSQQSTDTPSPALEVPENVAIPASEVFFQYTIAGRFVDGANVNGNANGTPVGIAPLAHLAIYKVCDSFGCSDSDILAAMDAAIDDGVDILSLSLGGGSKAFYNDPIALGAYSATQRGILVSCSAANNGPFDSTLSNEAPWIMTVGASTIDRKLKATVKLGNRKEFEGESAFHPKGHSSTFFPLFDPALNATDFDSPYCGTGTLNDPDIKGKIVLCMAGGGYSRIEKGQAVKDAGGVGMIIYSSPDDGFTKFADAHVLPALYITYKDGIEILDYMNTTSKPIARLAFQGTIIGDKDAPVVAAFSSRGPSLASPGILKPDIIGPGVNILAAWPPSPDNKPTIKPNFFLASGTSMSCPHLSGVAALLKSAHPTWSPAVIKSAIMTTANIVNLANDPILDERLLPANIFAVGAGHVNPSKANDPGLVYDTRFKDYLPYLCGLNYTNRQVGNLLQRKVDCKQVKSIPEAQLNYPSFSITLGANSQTYTRTVTNIGDAKSSYNVEIGSPPGVSVIVKPSTLKFSKLNQKFKYQVTFSKRANSSNSGIVQGFLKWTSNKYSVRSPIAVVLDTTIGF; encoded by the exons ATGAGAAGAATTTCCTTACTGGAAAGAAaagctcgtgagtctgaaaagtctgtccacgaggctgaggaaatagctaggggagcccaACTTGAAGCAACCAACTGGAAGGAGCAGTTCGAAAATGCTCAAGGGACTATAGaagagttgcaagaagataaaaacctcctagagcagcaaaaccgtggtttaacttctgaactg tctgaactggctaaagtcatagataccatcgagaaaagccaacagtctactgatactccttctcctgccctTGAAGTTCCTGAAAATGTTGctattccagcttcagagg tttttttccaatacactATTGCTGGACGTTTTGTGGATGGTGCTAATGTGAATGGTAATGCTAATGGCACTCCAGTTGGGATTGCTCCACTCGCTCACCTTGCTATTTATAAGGTTTGCGATTCTTTTGGTTGCTCTGATAGTGACATTCTAGCTGCAATGGACGCAGCTATTGATGACGGTGTTGATATCCTGTCCCTGTCTCTAGGGGGAGGTAgtaaggcattctataatgatcCAATTGCGCTTGGCGCGTATAGTGCAACACAAAGAGGTATTCTTGTAAGTTGTTCAGCTGCTAATAATGGTCCATTTGATAGCACATTATCAAATGAAGCCCCCTGGATTATGACAGTAGGCGCGAGCACTATTGACAGAAAACTTAAAGCTACTGTTAAGCTTGGAAACAGAAAAGAATTCGAGGGCGAATCAGCCTTTCATCCAAAGGGTCACAGTTCAACATTTTTCCCTTTGTTTGATCCTGCATTGAATGCAACTGATTTCGACAGCCCTTATTGCGGAACAGGTACGTTGAATGACCCTGATATTAAAGGCAAAATAGTTTTGTGCATGGCGGGTGGTGGTTATAGCAGGATTGAGAAAGGACAAGCAGTAAAGGATGCGGGTGGTGTTGGCATGATTATTTATAGTTCACCTGATGATGGTTTCACCAAGTTCGCCGATGCTCATGTCCTTCCGGCTTTGTATATTACATACAAAGATGGAATAGAAATTCTTGACTATATGAACACAACATCAAAACCTATTGCAAGACTTGCATTTCAAGGAACAATAATCGGAGATAAAGATGCACCGGTGGTTGCTGCATTTTCTTCTCGCGGACCAAGCTTAGCTAGTCCTGGAATCTTGAAACCTGATATTATTGGCCCTGGTGTTAACATTCTCGCggcttggcctccctctcctgaTAACAAACCAACCATTAAACCTAACTTTTTTCTTGCATCTGGTACCTCTATGTCTTGTCCTCACCTCAGTGGAGTAGCAGCATTGCTGAAAAGCGCGCATCCCACTTGGTCCCCTGCAGTTATTAAATCAGCAATCATGACAACGGCTAATATAGTAAACCTCGCCAATGATCCCATCTTAGATGAAAGGCTACTTCCAGCTAACATCTTTGCCGTTGGTGCAGGACATGTCAATCCATCAAAAGCTAATGATCCAGGGCTAGTTTACGATACACGATTTAAGGACTACTTGCCTTACTTATGTGGTTTGAACTACACAAATCGACAGGTGGGAAATCTTCTACAACGTAAGGTGGATTGTAAACAAGTGAAAAGTATTCCTGAAGCGCAACTAAATTATCCTTCATTCTCCATCACACTCGGGGCAAATTCTCAGACATATACGAGAACAGTAACTAACATTGGGGACGCTAAATCATCTTACAATGTGGAAATAGGTTCACCACCGGGCGTTTCTGTCATTGTTAAGCCCTCTACTCTAAAATTCTCGAAGTTGAACCAGAAGTTCAAATATCAAGTAACATTTTCAAAAAGAGCTAATAGCTCAAATAGTGGTATTGTTCAAGGATTCTTGAAATGGACTAGTAATAAGTACTCTGTAAGAAGTCCAATTGCAGTTGTGTTAGACACTACAATTGGTTTCTAG
- the LOC104218302 gene encoding subtilisin-like protease produces the protein MKILKIFLVFSILGCLSWPSIQGDLTTYIVQVESPKSQISTQSLSDQDLEGWYRSFLPNTIASTSSNEEEEPRLVYSYRNVMKGFAARLSAEEVKEMEKKEGFISAWPERILSLHTTRTPSFLGLQQNEGVWRHSNYGKGVIIGVLDTGISPDHPSFSDEGMPPPPAKWKGKCESNFTTKCNNKLIGARTFPQANGSPIDDNGHGTHTAGTAAGGFVKGANVFGNANGTAVGIAPLAHLAIYKVCDSFGCSDSGILSAMDAAIDDGVDILSLSLGGSTNPFHSDPIALGAYSATQRGILVSCSAGNNGPFESTVVNEAPWILTVGASTLDRKIKATVRLGNKEEFEGESAFHPKVSKTKFFPLFNPGENSTDSDNSFCGPGLTDLSRAIKGKIVLCIAGGGFNRIEKGQAVKNAGGVGMILINRPQDGLTKSADAHVLPALDVASFDGNNIIEYMKSTMKPVARITFQGTIIGDKNAPVLAGFSSRGPSIASPGILKPDIIGPGVNILAAWPTSVENKTNTKSTFNIISGTSMSCPHLSGVAALLKSAHPTWSPAAIKSAIMTTADIVNLSNESLLDEMLSPARIFAYGSGHVNPSRANDPGLVYDTQFKDYIPYLCGLNYTDRQMGSLLQRKTSCSKVKSIPEAQLNYPSFSISLGANQQTYTRTVTNVGEAKSSYRVEIVSPRSVSVVVKPSTLKFTKLNQKLTYRVTFSTTTNITNMEVVHGYLKWTSNKHFVRSPIAVILQEPETPED, from the coding sequence ATGAAAATCTTGAAAATTTTCTTGGTTTTTTCCATACTTGGTTGTTTGTCATGGCCTAGCATTCAAGGCGATTTAACGACTTATATAGTACAAGTTGAATCCCCAAAAAGCCAAATTTCCACTCAATCTTTATCAGATCAGGATCTTGAGGGCTGGTACCGATCTTTTTTACCAAATACCATAGCGAGCACGAGCTCAAATGAAGAAGAAGAGCCACGTTTAGTGTATTCATATCGCAACGTGATGAAAGGTTTTGCAGCAAGATTATCAGCAGAGGAAGTGAAGGAAATGGAGAAGAAAGAGGGGTTTATATCTGCATGGCCAGAGAGGATATTGTCGTTACACACTACGCGTACTCCAAGTTTTCTTGGATTGCAACAGAACGAAGGTGTATGGCGACATTCCAATTATGGGAAAGGTGTGATTATTGGTGTCTTGGACACTGGTATTTCTCCTGACCATCCTTCATTTAGCGACGAAGGAATGCCTCCTCCGCCTGCTAAATGGAAAGGCAAGTGTGAATCAAACTTCACTACAAAATGTAACAACAAGCTCATTGGCGCGAGGACTTTTCCACAAGCCAATGGCTCGCCAATAGATGATAATGGACATGGCACACATACTGCTGGCACTGCTGCCGGAGGTTTTGTGAAAGGTGCCAATGTGTTCGGGAATGCTAATGGCACTGCAGTTGGGATTGCCCCTCTTGCTCACCTCGCCATTTATAAGGTTTGCGATTCTTTTGGTTGCTCTGATAGTGGCATTTTATCTGCCATGGACGCGGCTATTGATGATGGAGTTGATATCTTATCGCTTTCCCTTGGTGGAAGTACTAATCCATTCCATAGTGATCCTATTGCACTTGGTGCGTATAGTGCAACACAAAGAGGTATTCTTGTAAGTTGCTCTGCTGGTAATAACGGTCCATTTGAGAGCACTGTTGTAAATGAAGCCCCGTGGATTCTCACTGTAGGCGCGAGCACTCTTGACAGGAAAATTAAGGCTACTGTTAGGCTTGGAAATAAAGAAGAATTTGAAGGCGAATCAGCTTTCCATCCAAAGGTTTCCAAGACAAAATTCTTCCCTTTGTTTAATCCTGGAGAAAATTCAACAGACTCTGATAACTCTTTTTGCGGACCAGGGCTAACTGACCTCAGCCGTGCTATTAAAGGTAAAATAGTTTTGTGCATTGCAGGTGGTGGTTTTAACAGGATTGAAAAAGGACAAGCTGTAAAGAACGCTGGAGGCGTTGGCATGATTCTCATTAATCGGCCTCAGGATGGTTTAACTAAATCAGCTGATGCTCATGTCCTTCCGGCCCTGGATGTTGCTTCTTTTGATGGAAATAATATTATCGAGTATATGAAATCAACAATGAAGCCTGTTGCTAGAATTACATTCCAAGGAACGATAATAGGCGATAAGAATGCTCCAGTGCTTGCTGGTTTTTCTTCTCGTGGCCCGAGCATAGCTAGTCCTGGAATCTTGAAACCTGATATTATTGGTCCTGGTGTTAATATCCTCGCAGCTTGGCCTACTTCTGTCGAAAACAAAACCAACACAAAATCTACCTTCAACATAATTTCTGGTACCTCTATGTCATGTCCTCACCTTAGCGGAGTTGCAGCATTGTTAAAAAGCGCGCACCCCACTTGGTCCCCTGCAGCTATTAAATCAGCAATCATGACAACGGCTGACATAGTCAATCTTAGCAACGAATCCCTCCTAGACGAAATGCTCTCTCCTGCTAGAATCTTCGCCTATGGATCAGGACATGTCAATCCATCACGAGCAAATGATCCAGGACTAGTTTACGATACACAATTCAAGGACTACATACCTTATTTATGTGGTTTAAATTACACAGATCGACAGATGGGAAGCCTTCTACAACGCAAAACAAGTTGCTCGAAAGTGAAAAGTATTCCTGAAGCACAGCTAAATTACCCTTCATTTTCCATTTCTCTTGGAGCAAATCAACAAACATACACAAGAACAGTGACAAACGTCGGGGAGGCAAAATCATCTTATCGCGTGGAGATAGTTTCACCACGAAGTGTTTCCGTTGTTGTTAAGCCTTCAACTTTAAAATTTACGAAGTTAAATCAGAAGTTGACATACCGAGTGACATTTTCCACAACAACAAACATCACAAACATGGAAGTTGTTCATGGATACTTGAAATGGACAAGTAATAAGCATTTTGTAAGAAGTCCAATTGCTGTTATTCTACAAGAGCCTGAAACACCAGAAGATTAA
- the LOC104218300 gene encoding subtilisin-like protease yields MNFLKIFFLFCMVSCFPWPTIQSPFETYIVQVESPESQISTQSLSDQDLESWYRSFLPNTIASTRSDDEEGPRLVYSYRNVMKGFAARLTAEQVKEMEKKPGFMSAWPEKILSLHTTHTPSFLGLQQNMGLWKDSNYGKGVIIGVLDTGISPDHPSFSDEGMPPPPAKWKGKCESNFTTKCNNKLIGARSYIQEDRSPIDDDGHGTHTASTAAGGFVQGANVYGNAKGTAVGVAPLAHLAIYKVCDSSGCADGEILAAMDAAIDDGVDILSLSLGGSGSPLHSDPIALGAYSATERGILVSCSAGNEGPYNSSTSNEAPWILTVGASTLDRKIKATVKLGNKKEFEGESTFHPKSFNVTFFPLFDPAKNASDFDSPYCGTGTLTDPAIRGKIVLCMAGGGYTRIGKGQAVKDAGGVGMIIYNGPEYGFTTLADAHVLPALDVTDADGMKILDYMNSTEKPVARITFQGTIIGDRNAPMVASFSSRGPSMASPGILKPDIIGPGVNILAAWPASVENNTNLKSTFNIISGTSMSCPHLSGVAALLKSAHPTWSPAAIKSAIMTTADTLNLANNPILDERLLTANIFAVGSGHVNPSRANDPGLIYDTPFDDYLPYLCGLNYTNRQVGNLLQRKVNCSEVKSILEAQLNYPSFSITLGTNTQTYTRTVTNVGDAKSSYSVEIISPRGVSVMVKPSTLKFSKLNQKLTYQVIFSKITNNSNSDVVEGFLKWTSNRHSVRSPIAVVLV; encoded by the coding sequence AGCAAGCACACGCTCAGATGACGAAGAAGGGCCACGTTTAGTGTATTCATATCGCAACGTAATGAAAGGCTTTGCAGCAAGATTAACAGCAGAGCAAGTGAAGGAAATGGAGAAGAAACCAGGTTTTATGTCTGCATGGCCAGAGAAGATATTGTCGTTACACACTACCCATACTCCAAGTTTTCTTGGATTGCAGCAGAATATGGGATTGTGGAAAGATTCCAACTATGGTAAAGGTGTGATCATTGGAGTCTTGGACACTGGCATTTCGCCTGACCATCCTTCATTTAGCGACGAAGGGATGCCTCCTCCGCCTGCTAAGTGGAAGGGCAAGTGTGAATCCAATTTCACTACAAAGTGTAACAACAAGCTCATAGGTGCGAGGTCCTACATACAAGAAGATCGCTCGCCAATAGATGATGATGGACATGGCACCCACACAGCCAGCACTGCTGCTGGAGGTTTTGTGCAAGGTGCCAATGTATATGGGAATGCTAAAGGTACTGCAGTTGGGGTTGCCCCTCTTGCTCATTTGGCAATTTATAAGGTTTGTGACTCTTCTGGTTGCGCTGACGGTGAAATTTTGGCTGCCATGGATGCTGCTATTGATGATGGTGTCGATATCCTGTCCCTTTCCCTTGGTGGAAGTGGTAGTCCCTTGCATAGTGATCCCATTGCACTCGGTGCATATAGTGCGACAGAAAGAGGCATTCTTGTAAGTTGCTCAGCCGGCAATGAAGGTCCATACAATAGCTCTACTTCAAATGAAGCCCCATGGATTCTGACAGTAGGTGCAAGCACTCTCGACAGGAAAATTAAGGCTACTGTTAAGCTTGGAAACAAAAAGGAATTCGAGGGCGAATCAACTTTTCATCCAAAGTCTTTCAATGTAACATTTTTCCCTCTATTTGATCCTGCAAAGAATGCAAGTGATTTTGACAGCCCTTATTGCGGAACAGGTACACTGACTGACCCTGCTATTAGAGgcaaaatagttttgtgtatggCAGGTGGTGGTTATACAAGGATTGGAAAAGGACAAGCAGTAAAGGATGCTGGAGGTGTTGGCATGATCATCTACAATGGGCCAGAATATGGTTTTACTACGTTAGCCGATGCTCATGTCCTTCCTGCCCTGGATGTTACTGATGCTGATGGAATGAAAATTCTTGACTATATGAATTCAACAGAGAAACCAGTAGCTAGAATTACGTTTCAAGGAACGATAATCGGAGATAGAAATGCACCAATGGTTGCTTCATTTTCTTCTCGAGGACCAAGCATGGCTAGTCCTGGAATCTTGAAGCCTGACATTATTGGTCCTGGTGTTAACATTCTTGCTGCATGGCCTGCTTCTGTAGAGAACAACACAAACTTAAAATCTACCTTCAATATTATTTCAGGCACTTCCATGTCTTGTCCTCACCTCAGTGGAGTTGCAGCATTGCTAAAAAGCGCACACCCTACTTGGTCTCCTGCAGCTATTAAATCAGCAATCATGACAACTGCTGATACATTAAACCTCGCTAACAATCCCATCTTAGATGAAAGGCTTCTTACGGCTAATATCTTTGCCGTTGGTTCAGGACATGTCAATCCATCAAGAGCAAATGATCCGGGACTAATTTATGACACCCCATTTGACGACTACTTACCTTACTTGTGTGGTTTGAATTACACAAATCGACAGGTGGGAAACCTTCTACAACGCAAGGTCAATTGCTCGGAAGTGAAAAGTATTCTTGAAGCACAACTAAATTATCCGTCATTTTCCATCACACTGGGAACAAATACTCAGACATATACTAGAACAGTAACCAATGTTGGCGATGCTAAATCATCTTACAGTGTAGAGATAATTTCACCACGAGGAGTTTCCGTGATGGTTAAGCCCTCTACTCTAAAATTCTCCAAGTTGAACCAGAAGTTGACATATCAAGTGATCTTTTCCAAAATAACCAACAACTCAAACAGTGATGTAGTTGAAGGATTCTTGAAATGGACTAGTAATAGGCACTCTGTACGAAGTCCAATCGCAGTTGTGCTAGTCTAG